Below is a genomic region from Actinomadura sp. NAK00032.
TCGCGGGCGACTTCGCGGTGCTGATGGAGCCGACGGGCGGCCAGATCGAGGGCGGCTGCCAGGGCACGATGCGGGTCGAGGTCGTGGCGAAGGGGGAGCGGGCGCACAGCGCGCGGGCGTGGATGGGGTCGAACGCCATCCACTCGGCGGGGCGGATCCTCGACGTGCTGCGCGCCTACGAGCCGCCGCGTCCGGTTGTGGACGGCCTCGAATTCCGCGAAGGCCTGAACGCCGTGTTCATTTCCGGCGGCGTCGCCGGAAACGTTATCCCGGACGAATGCGTCGTTACCGTGAATTATCGGTTCGCCCCCGACAAGTCGGTGGCCGACGCGGAGGCGTACCTCAGGGAAATCTTCACGGGCTTCGAGGTGACGGTCACCGACGCCGCGTCCGCCGCCCGGCCTGGGCTGACGCACCCCGCGGCCGCCGCGTTCGTCGCGGCCGCCGGGGCCGAGGTCCGCGCGAAACTCGGCTGGACGGACGTCGCGCGCTTCTCCGAACTCGGCATCCCCGCTGTCAACTACGGGCCCGGTGAGCCCACCCTCGCCCACACCAGGGACGAGTACGTCGAGATCCCCCTCATCGCCGAGTGCGAGCAACGTATGCGCACGTGGCTGGCCGGTCGCACTAACGTGGCTCCATGACTCTGAATGCGAATTCCCCCTCGCGGCGCCAGGGGCCGGCCATGCTGCGCGGGCGGGCGGTCCCGAAGACGACCACCGACCAGCGGCTGCTCGACGGCCGCGGCCCGGCCGACTGGGTGCACGCCGACCCGTGGCGCGTGCTGCGCATCCAGGCGGAGTTCGTCGAGGGCTTCGGCCTGCTCGCCGAGCTGCCGAAGGCGGTCAGCGTGTTCGGCAGCGCCCGCACCAAGCCCGACTCGCCGGAGTACGAGCTCGCCGTCGACATCGGCGGCCGGCTGCACGACGCCGGGTACGCCGTCATCACCGGCGGCGGCCCCGGGATCATGGAGGCCGCCAACAAGGGCTGCGACGAGAACGGCGGCCTGTCCGTCGGCCTCGGCATCGAGCTGCCGTTCGAGCAGCGGCTCAACGACCACCTCGACATCGGCCTGGAGTTCCGCTACTTCTTCGTCCGCAAGACGATGTTCGTGAAGTACTCGCAGGCGTTCGTGGTGCTGCCGGGCGGCTTCGGCACCCTGGACGAGCTGTTCGAGGCGATCACCCTCGTCCAGACCAAGAAGATCACCCGCTTCCCGATCGTCCTCGTCGGGACGCGGTTCTGGGGCGGGCTCCTGGACTGGGTGAAGCAGTCCATGCTGCCCAGCGGCAAGATCTCCCCCCAGGACATCGACCTGATCCACCTCACCGACGACCCGGAGGAGGTCGTCCAGATCATCGTCGAGGGCCACACGCGGGCCGAGCAGGCGATCATCGAGGCCCGGGCGCAGGCCGAGGCGGGGCAGACCGCCGCCGAGTGACCCCCGGGGGA
It encodes:
- a CDS encoding TIGR00730 family Rossman fold protein, yielding MTLNANSPSRRQGPAMLRGRAVPKTTTDQRLLDGRGPADWVHADPWRVLRIQAEFVEGFGLLAELPKAVSVFGSARTKPDSPEYELAVDIGGRLHDAGYAVITGGGPGIMEAANKGCDENGGLSVGLGIELPFEQRLNDHLDIGLEFRYFFVRKTMFVKYSQAFVVLPGGFGTLDELFEAITLVQTKKITRFPIVLVGTRFWGGLLDWVKQSMLPSGKISPQDIDLIHLTDDPEEVVQIIVEGHTRAEQAIIEARAQAEAGQTAAE
- the dapE gene encoding succinyl-diaminopimelate desuccinylase, which codes for MGLDLFADVADLTAALVDIESVSGGEGPLADAVEEALRALPHLAVERAGNNVVARTDLGRGERVVLAGHLDTVPLNGNLPSRVEGNRLYGCGTTDMKSGVAVALRLAATVPEPNRDITYVFYECEEIEAERNGLRKLAAARPELLAGDFAVLMEPTGGQIEGGCQGTMRVEVVAKGERAHSARAWMGSNAIHSAGRILDVLRAYEPPRPVVDGLEFREGLNAVFISGGVAGNVIPDECVVTVNYRFAPDKSVADAEAYLREIFTGFEVTVTDAASAARPGLTHPAAAAFVAAAGAEVRAKLGWTDVARFSELGIPAVNYGPGEPTLAHTRDEYVEIPLIAECEQRMRTWLAGRTNVAP